A part of Tardiphaga sp. vice304 genomic DNA contains:
- a CDS encoding SDR family oxidoreductase, which translates to MSRKLVLITDSGSAIGEAIARHLASQGYKVMLGGRSLDRLAALAGAITRAGSASYQELDVTSRGSLRAFLLIAEACHGPIDALVDTAGMPPAMAAVLATQGIARVLHVPTDHALQANAIAGTIGRALEQPGTIDPGLRRFRPAMRA; encoded by the coding sequence ATCTCGCGCAAACTCGTCCTGATCACCGATTCCGGCAGCGCGATCGGCGAAGCCATCGCCCGCCATCTGGCGTCGCAGGGCTACAAGGTGATGCTCGGCGGCCGAAGCCTCGACCGGCTTGCGGCGCTGGCTGGCGCGATCACGCGGGCCGGCAGCGCGAGCTACCAAGAACTCGACGTCACGAGCCGCGGCAGCCTGCGGGCGTTCCTGCTGATCGCCGAGGCCTGCCATGGCCCGATCGACGCGCTGGTCGACACCGCCGGAATGCCCCCCGCGATGGCCGCGGTGCTGGCGACGCAGGGCATCGCGCGGGTGCTCCATGTGCCGACCGACCACGCGCTGCAGGCGAACGCGATCGCCGGTACGATCGGTCGTGCCCTCGAGCAACCCGGCACGATCGATCCGGGCCTGAGGCGGTTCCGCCCGGCCATGCGGGCCTAG